The DNA segment CGAGCTGGTTTTGAAACAGGTTGATGCCAGTGAAGCCATAGCCTGGAAAAACGGTGAGTTTATTTTTAACGACGAGCCTTTAGAAAGTATTATGCGAAAACTGGCCAGGTGGTACGATGTAGAGGTAATTTATCAGGGTGTGGATAAAGACAGACTCTTTGGAGGTGGGGTATCACGCTACGACAACATTTCAAAAATCCTGAACAAAATGGAAAAGACAGGTGGCATACATTTTAAAATTGAAGGGAAAAGTGTAACGGTAACAGGTAAATAAATTACTATACAACAAAAACATTAAATATTTAACCAATTAAAAAAGTCAAGAGAATGATGAGATTCGATTACTGCCGTAAAAACGACCCTTAACCGGGTATAAAAAACAACCAGACCTTTGGAAGACCTGGTTGAAGTTTGGCATCAGCCAATAAAAATATCAACTATTTAACCGCAGCATGCCTGGTTTTCGACGACAGGGGCATGATGCAAGAACCAAACTATAGCGTAAATGTACGATATTAAACCACGAATTGGTAGGCCTGTACGGCTATACCATAAAATATTGCTAGTTATGCGACTAACCACCGTGATATTAATAGCATCCCTTATGCAGGTCAGCGCAACAACGCTGGCCCAGCGTATCACTATAAAAGGCAATCCAATAAGCCTGAAGGCTATTTTTACCGAGATTAAAAAACAAACAGGCTTTCAGGTACTGTACCAATCTGCACAATTGAATAAAGCTAAACCCATAAAGATAGCCTTAAACAATGTCCCTCTTGAAGAGGCCATGCCACAGATTCTTGCTGATCAGCAGCTGGATTTCGAAATAGAGGATAAAACCATAATTATAAAAGAAAGATCCCCTTCTCTGCTTGATAAGCTTAGTAACGTCATCTCGAACATGGTGAGGAATCTTACCATAAAAGGCCGGGTAGTTGATCAGGACGGGAAGCCACTCCCAAACGCCAGTATCCGGGTAAAAGGGAAAAGTGCTGTTACGAATACTAATTCGGAGGGCGAGTTTGAGATCAAAGGTGTAGATGAAGATGCGGTTTTGCTTGTGAGTTATGTGGGGTATAAAACTTTGGAGATTGCGTTAAAGGATGCGGTGATGCCATTGGAGATTAAGCTGAATGCAGCGACTGGCGAACTAGAAGAGGTGAAAGTTGTTTATAATACCGGTTATCAGGAGCTGAATAAAGAACGTGCGACGGGAAGTTTTGTTCAAATTGATAATAAATCAATCAAACGTGGAGTGTCAACCAATATTCTCGATAGAATCTCTTACCTGACAAGTAGTTTGAGAAAAGGAGGAAATGGGGAAGCCAGTGTCAATGGGACAGATATCAGTATAAGGGGATTGAGTACGGTTAATGCAAATCAAAAACCACTTATAGTCATTGATGGTTTTCCTTATGAGGAGTATATTTTTGGTTTTGGAGGACAAATTATTTTAAACAATTTAAACCCAAATGACGTAGAATCAGCAACAATACTTCGTGATGCTGCGGCAGCAAGCATTTGGGGTGCTAGATCCGCAAATGGGGTAATCGTAATTACAACCAAGAAAGGTAAGTTCGATCAGAAAGCTAATGTGTCGTTTTTTAGCAATACAACAATTGGAGAAAGGCCTGACTTGTTTAAAGCAAATATTATGTCTTCTAATGATATGATCGACTATGAGAAAAAGCTTTTCAAGATTGGAGTATATAACGATTACGATGATTTATATCCTTCTTCTAACAGTTTTCCTTCATTGTCTTCAGGCATTGAGCTTCTTCTAGCAAATCGTCGAGGTGAAATTAGTGATTCACAGACTATTATTAATCTTGAGAAACTTAGAAATAATGATGTGCGCAATGATGTAAATAAATACTTGCTAAGATCGTCTGTAAATCAGCAATACAATTTAAACGTAAGCGGTGGTAGTAATAAGATGAATTATTACGGTTCTATTGGTTATGATAAAGAACTAAAGTCAGCAATCGGGAATGAATACAATAGATTAACATTAAGATTAGACAACAATTATCGTATTACTAATAACATAGAATTAAATACATATGTATCTTATACTCAAAGCAAAACTCAAAATAATGGTATAAGTTATGACCAATACATTGCCAATGGGATTAACCAAGTTTCTCCCTATACTATGCTAGCCGATGAAAATGGAAATCTACTATCGGTTCCTAAAAGATTAAGATCCTCATATATCGATACTGTTAAAACTAGAGGTTTGGTGGACTGGCATTATAATCCAATAGAGGAAATAAGTAACCAAGACAATACAGATAAATTATCCACCATAAGATTTGGGGGTGGCTTAATATATAAGATCATTCAAGGATTAAATTTAAACCTCAAAGGTCAATACGATCATTCATTATCAAATTCAGAGGATTATAAAAGTATTAGAAGCTATGAAGTTAGAGATAATATAAACACCTATATGTTTCTCAATGCTCTGGGACAACCACAATATCCAATTCCCCTTGGGGGCACTTTAAACTTCAGAAGTATGCGCCAAACATCGTATAATTTGCAAGGTCAGTTAAACTTTAGCAAAACTTTTGATGCACATGCTATTTCAGCTATTGGTGGTTTTAATGTTAATGAGTCTCAAAGAGATTTGAATTCAAATAAAAAATGGGGGTATGACCCTTTGACTTTAGGCTTTGCCAACAATATGGATTACAA comes from the Pedobacter heparinus DSM 2366 genome and includes:
- a CDS encoding SusC/RagA family TonB-linked outer membrane protein, whose protein sequence is MRLTTVILIASLMQVSATTLAQRITIKGNPISLKAIFTEIKKQTGFQVLYQSAQLNKAKPIKIALNNVPLEEAMPQILADQQLDFEIEDKTIIIKERSPSLLDKLSNVISNMVRNLTIKGRVVDQDGKPLPNASIRVKGKSAVTNTNSEGEFEIKGVDEDAVLLVSYVGYKTLEIALKDAVMPLEIKLNAATGELEEVKVVYNTGYQELNKERATGSFVQIDNKSIKRGVSTNILDRISYLTSSLRKGGNGEASVNGTDISIRGLSTVNANQKPLIVIDGFPYEEYIFGFGGQIILNNLNPNDVESATILRDAAAASIWGARSANGVIVITTKKGKFDQKANVSFFSNTTIGERPDLFKANIMSSNDMIDYEKKLFKIGVYNDYDDLYPSSNSFPSLSSGIELLLANRRGEISDSQTIINLEKLRNNDVRNDVNKYLLRSSVNQQYNLNVSGGSNKMNYYGSIGYDKELKSAIGNEYNRLTLRLDNNYRITNNIELNTYVSYTQSKTQNNGISYDQYIANGINQVSPYTMLADENGNLLSVPKRLRSSYIDTVKTRGLVDWHYNPIEEISNQDNTDKLSTIRFGGGLIYKIIQGLNLNLKGQYDHSLSNSEDYKSIRSYEVRDNINTYMFLNALGQPQYPIPLGGTLNFRSMRQTSYNLQGQLNFSKTFDAHAISAIGGFNVNESQRDLNSNKKWGYDPLTLGFANNMDYNTRYAMRASSGNTGTIPKDNGSLSGSLNRSLSYYSNVGYTLLNKYTLNASARIDAANLFGVKANLKAKPTWSFGTGWNISKEDFFDVGSISSLSLRATYGYNGNVDNNATSFPVIRYQLASLPYSIPQQYATSVSPPNPGLTWEKVKVINLGLDISMFGNRLIGSVDYYIKKAGDLISSQPVDPTVGVNSYTGNFGALKAEGIDLNLTALVLNYGIKVNSAISLSYNKEEITDYYLAPSLLIQPLNYLSNQVLAGKPRNYLYSYRWAGLNSQTGDPMGVVDGQIVPFTTVLGSTGVAPNTHPTDLIYHGRSTAPVFGNMLNTISYKGFSTSFNITYAFGYYFRRPSVNFSLIQYTWGGHGDYKNRWQKPGDELFTNVPSLPLMSDGRDEFYAYSEVLVEKADHIRLRDIRLSYDLNKGQVRKFPFTNISFYVLANDLNVLLWRANNHNIDPENLNKVPNPRSISVGLTLNY